In Primulina huaijiensis isolate GDHJ02 chromosome 4, ASM1229523v2, whole genome shotgun sequence, a genomic segment contains:
- the LOC140974738 gene encoding uncharacterized protein has product MREELGRDASAYELFKMMHRKKDGTWVDARSKALDAEMNARFLEASQLDADCESQQNPTPEVQNELYILAVGGVKKRKLYGVGSQAEVLYPEAMSGRATHTRANSMDVAAAKAEAAAATSKVEELTWELNSLRQQVCYLMEHALIDPQSISSSSARDYDDDSTQP; this is encoded by the exons Atg CGTGAGGAGTTGGGCCGTGATGCAAGTGCTTATGAGTTATTCAAAATGATGCATCGGAAAAAAGATGGTACATGGGTTGATGCTAGGTCAAAGGCTCTTGAT GCCGAGATGAATGCTCGGTTTCTTGAAGCATCACAACTTGATGCTGATTGTGAGTCACAACAGAATCCAACCCCAGAAGTTCAAAATGAACTCTATATATTGGCTGTTGGTGGGGTTAAAAAGAGAAAATTGTATGGTGTTGGCTCGCAGGCTGAGGTGTTGTATCCTGAAGCTATGTCGGGACGTGCAACACACACACGTGCTAACTCTATGGATGTGGCTGCCGCTAAAGCTGAAGCTGCTGCTGCGACTTCTAAAGTAGAGGAACTTACATGGGAGTTGAATAGCTTGAGGCAACAGGTTTGTTACTTGATGGAGCATGCACTTATTGACCCTCAATCCATCTCTTCTTCGAGTGCTCGAGATTATGATGATGATAGCACACAACCATAG